Proteins encoded in a region of the Methylobacterium radiotolerans JCM 2831 genome:
- a CDS encoding YeiH family protein, whose protein sequence is MRALAGTRAILPGLGLCVAVTAAAVGFEAVETHLFGRAWLEALVLAILLGSAIRTAWTPSQRFFPGIAFGAKTVLEIAVVMLGASLSLATILAAGPGLLFGIAGVVVVAILSSYGIGRALGLHSRMAILVACGNSICGNSAIAATAPVIGADGEDVAASIAFTAVLGVLVVLGLPLLVPLLGLSPMQYGVLAGLTVYAVPQVLAATAPVAALSVQVGTLVKLVRVLMLGPVVLMLSLGASRLREETDEAAPGVTAGDHAARGGLAIQRLVPWFILAFLALAGLRSAGLIPQIALAPMSETANVLTVVSMAALGLGVDVRSVAKAGARVTLAVIASLLALGAVSLGLIHVLGLV, encoded by the coding sequence ATGCGTGCCCTGGCCGGCACGAGAGCCATCCTTCCAGGACTGGGCCTCTGCGTGGCAGTTACCGCCGCAGCGGTCGGCTTCGAAGCCGTCGAGACGCACCTGTTCGGTCGCGCTTGGCTCGAAGCCCTGGTGCTGGCGATCCTCCTCGGGAGCGCGATCCGCACCGCCTGGACCCCGTCGCAGCGTTTCTTTCCCGGCATCGCCTTCGGGGCCAAGACCGTGCTGGAGATCGCGGTCGTAATGCTAGGCGCGTCGCTCAGCCTCGCGACGATCCTCGCCGCCGGCCCGGGCCTGCTCTTCGGCATCGCGGGCGTCGTCGTGGTCGCGATCCTGTCGAGCTACGGCATCGGCCGGGCGCTCGGACTGCATTCGCGCATGGCGATCCTCGTCGCCTGCGGCAACTCGATCTGCGGCAACTCGGCGATCGCCGCCACCGCCCCGGTGATCGGCGCCGACGGCGAGGACGTCGCCGCCTCCATCGCCTTCACCGCGGTGCTGGGCGTGCTGGTGGTGCTCGGCCTGCCGCTGCTGGTGCCGCTGCTCGGCCTGTCGCCGATGCAGTACGGCGTGCTCGCCGGCCTCACCGTCTACGCCGTGCCGCAGGTCCTCGCCGCCACCGCGCCGGTCGCGGCGCTCAGCGTCCAGGTCGGAACCCTGGTGAAGCTCGTCCGGGTGCTGATGCTCGGGCCGGTCGTTCTGATGCTCTCGCTCGGTGCGAGCCGGCTGCGCGAGGAGACCGACGAGGCCGCCCCCGGCGTCACCGCCGGTGACCACGCGGCCCGCGGCGGCCTCGCGATCCAGCGCCTGGTGCCGTGGTTCATCCTCGCCTTCCTGGCGCTCGCGGGACTTCGCTCGGCCGGGCTGATCCCGCAGATCGCCCTCGCGCCGATGTCGGAGACCGCCAACGTGCTGACCGTGGTCTCGATGGCGGCGCTCGGCCTCGGGGTCGACGTGCGCAGCGTCGCCAAGGCCGGGGCGCGGGTGACCCTCGCTGTAATCGCCTCGCTCCTTGCCCTCGGCGCCGTCAGCCTCGGCCTAATCCATGTGCTCGGCCTCGTCTGA
- a CDS encoding YncE family protein, with protein sequence MKTALTILALALLSGPALAGQAPGAASAPDVPVSGKDRFYTSDQFSNTVSVVDPAANTLLGVIRLGDPTPMNLSPLYRGQLLVHGMGFSPDHRTLLAVSIGSNSVSFIDTATNAVRHTAYVGRSPHEAFFTPDGREVWVSVRGEDHIAVLDAATAKETRRITVPNGPGMTIFSPDGTYGYVCSSFSPETVVIDTKTHTIVGRVKQESPFCPDIAATPDGKQVWFTLKDVGRTQVFSARPPFAPLKTIETGPITNHVNIVSTKAGQFAYVTIGGLNQVKVFRTDDFSQVATIATGALPHGLWPSGDGSRVYVGLENADTAAVIDTASNTVIAEVPVGQGPQGVAYVPNAVPEGDGKQNLQPLGAAGKTSALTLAGSDGKPATQVTLFDQGVLQTLQAAVTGLPPKMPFVLALAADPKGATGLEPLAAFMTNPAGAAIVNAIGPIRQVTRTDAGASRRYLVVVSGKPGELGSVVQMQTVD encoded by the coding sequence ATGAAGACCGCCCTGACGATCCTCGCCCTCGCGCTGCTCTCCGGCCCGGCGCTTGCCGGGCAGGCCCCGGGCGCAGCGTCCGCCCCGGACGTGCCGGTTAGCGGCAAGGATCGGTTCTACACTTCCGACCAGTTCTCCAACACGGTCTCGGTGGTCGATCCCGCCGCCAACACCCTGCTCGGAGTGATCCGGCTCGGCGACCCGACGCCGATGAACCTGAGCCCGCTCTATCGCGGGCAGCTTCTGGTTCACGGCATGGGCTTCTCGCCGGACCACAGGACCCTGCTCGCGGTCTCGATCGGTTCGAACTCCGTGAGCTTCATCGACACGGCGACCAACGCGGTCCGCCACACCGCCTATGTCGGCCGCTCGCCGCACGAAGCCTTCTTCACGCCGGACGGCCGAGAGGTCTGGGTGAGCGTGCGCGGCGAGGACCATATCGCGGTGCTCGATGCCGCCACCGCCAAGGAGACCCGCCGGATCACCGTACCGAACGGGCCCGGCATGACGATCTTCTCGCCGGACGGCACCTACGGCTACGTCTGCTCCAGCTTCAGCCCCGAGACCGTCGTCATCGACACCAAGACCCACACCATCGTCGGCCGCGTGAAGCAGGAGAGCCCGTTCTGCCCCGACATCGCCGCGACGCCGGACGGCAAGCAGGTGTGGTTCACCCTCAAGGATGTCGGCCGCACCCAGGTGTTTTCGGCGCGTCCGCCCTTCGCGCCGCTGAAGACGATCGAGACCGGGCCGATCACCAACCACGTCAACATCGTCTCGACCAAGGCCGGCCAGTTCGCCTACGTGACGATCGGCGGCCTGAACCAGGTCAAGGTGTTCCGCACCGACGACTTCTCTCAGGTCGCCACCATCGCGACCGGCGCCCTGCCGCACGGGCTCTGGCCCTCGGGCGACGGCAGCCGCGTCTATGTCGGCCTGGAGAACGCCGACACGGCGGCGGTGATCGACACCGCGTCGAACACGGTGATCGCTGAGGTGCCGGTCGGGCAGGGTCCGCAGGGCGTCGCCTACGTCCCGAACGCCGTGCCGGAGGGCGACGGAAAGCAGAACCTCCAGCCGCTGGGAGCCGCCGGCAAGACCAGCGCGCTGACGCTCGCCGGTTCCGATGGCAAGCCGGCGACGCAGGTCACCCTGTTCGACCAGGGCGTGCTGCAGACGCTGCAGGCCGCGGTCACGGGACTGCCCCCGAAGATGCCCTTCGTGCTGGCGCTCGCCGCCGATCCGAAGGGAGCGACCGGCCTGGAGCCGCTCGCCGCCTTCATGACCAACCCGGCCGGCGCGGCCATCGTCAACGCGATCGGTCCGATCCGACAGGTCACCCGCACGGATGCCGGCGCTAGCCGGCGCTACCTCGTGGTGGTCTCGGGCAAGCCCGGTGAACTCGGCAGTGTCGTCCAGATGCAGACTGTGGATTGA
- a CDS encoding molybdopterin-dependent oxidoreductase, with product MHGLDRPMNRRLLLGGLGLGSLAAAMPAWAAGSVKLPLPGGPDVRDLTTAFPGKGEMILQRTHPPLLETPFAVFDEGVFTPNDRFYVRWHWASIPTEVDAGTFRLKVHGHVEKELSLSLDAIAGLPRFEIAAVNQCSGNSRGLFEPRVPGAQWANGSMGNARWTGVRLKDVLERAGVKAGAVQVRFSGLDEPVVDDAPDFKKSLDLDHANNGEVMIAYAMNGEQLPLLNGFPLRLVVPGWYSTYWVKMLSDIEVLDKPDDQYWMKTAYRIPDVPGANIKPGQTGFKTVPINRMVPRSFVTNLTDGAKVAAGTPVAIRGIAFGGDCGVKAVDFSGDGGATWFPAQLGKDEGPYSFRRFEGSLPALASGTHTVRVRCTNTNGVAQGMDRVWNANGFMQNGIETVSFQAA from the coding sequence ATGCACGGATTGGACAGACCGATGAACCGCCGCCTCCTGTTGGGCGGGCTCGGGCTCGGCAGCCTTGCCGCCGCGATGCCGGCCTGGGCCGCGGGCTCGGTGAAGCTGCCGCTACCCGGCGGCCCGGATGTGCGGGATCTCACGACGGCCTTTCCCGGCAAGGGCGAGATGATCCTCCAGCGTACCCATCCGCCGCTGCTGGAGACGCCGTTTGCGGTGTTCGATGAGGGCGTGTTCACCCCCAACGACCGCTTCTACGTGCGCTGGCACTGGGCCTCGATCCCAACCGAGGTTGATGCCGGCACCTTCCGTCTCAAGGTCCACGGTCATGTCGAGAAGGAACTCTCGCTCTCCCTCGATGCCATCGCCGGCCTGCCGCGCTTCGAGATCGCCGCGGTCAACCAGTGCTCGGGCAACTCCCGCGGGCTGTTCGAGCCGCGGGTTCCCGGCGCGCAATGGGCCAACGGCTCGATGGGCAACGCCCGCTGGACCGGGGTACGGCTGAAGGACGTGCTCGAAAGGGCCGGGGTGAAGGCCGGTGCCGTGCAGGTGCGTTTCAGCGGCCTCGACGAGCCGGTGGTCGACGACGCGCCGGACTTCAAGAAGTCGCTCGATCTCGACCACGCCAACAATGGTGAGGTGATGATCGCGTACGCGATGAACGGCGAACAGCTGCCGTTGCTCAACGGCTTCCCGCTTCGTCTCGTGGTGCCGGGCTGGTACTCGACCTACTGGGTCAAGATGCTGTCCGACATCGAGGTGCTGGACAAGCCCGACGATCAGTACTGGATGAAGACCGCCTACCGTATCCCGGACGTGCCGGGCGCCAACATCAAGCCCGGCCAGACCGGCTTCAAGACGGTACCGATCAACAGGATGGTGCCGCGCTCCTTCGTCACCAACCTGACCGACGGCGCCAAGGTGGCGGCCGGAACGCCGGTGGCCATCCGCGGTATCGCCTTCGGCGGCGATTGTGGGGTGAAGGCGGTGGACTTCTCCGGAGACGGCGGGGCGACGTGGTTCCCGGCGCAACTCGGCAAGGACGAGGGCCCCTACAGCTTCCGCCGCTTCGAGGGCAGCCTGCCGGCACTGGCCTCCGGAACCCACACGGTCAGGGTCCGCTGCACCAACACCAACGGCGTGGCGCAGGGCATGGACCGGGTCTGGAACGCCAACGGATTCATGCAGAACGGCATCGAGACCGTGTCCTTCCAGGCCGCTTGA
- a CDS encoding beta-propeller fold lactonase family protein — protein sequence MTHVRSSLRALLAGAALLLAQGQPGSAAGFDGAIKNNALALNAAGTVAAVSNSEESAVIVYDVAKGTVLRRLDGFVTPRNIVFAPDGTRFYVSDSGTGRITIYETATGKEVGILAAGPGAFGTVLSADGGKLYVNNEAASTLTVFDTKTMLAEAVIPGFAQPRQGVKLSPDGKTVFVTNFLGDKITLVDTATNKITGEIAGFDKLRAISITKDGKTLFAANSGRNTVGVVDVAARKVTSEVTVGKDPYGAALTPDGRFVYSGNLKDNSLSVIDTGTLTVVATVTGLNEPRQAIAFSTDNARAYVLNRDLSVAVVDRAKNAVVSTMKP from the coding sequence ATGACCCATGTCCGTTCCAGCCTGCGCGCCCTCCTCGCCGGAGCTGCCTTGCTCCTCGCCCAGGGCCAGCCCGGATCCGCCGCCGGTTTCGACGGCGCGATCAAGAACAACGCGCTGGCCCTGAACGCTGCCGGCACAGTCGCCGCGGTGTCGAACAGCGAGGAGAGCGCCGTCATCGTCTACGATGTCGCCAAGGGGACGGTGCTGCGCCGCCTCGACGGCTTCGTGACGCCGCGCAACATCGTGTTCGCACCGGACGGCACCCGCTTCTACGTCTCCGACAGCGGCACCGGCCGGATCACGATCTACGAGACCGCCACAGGCAAGGAGGTCGGCATTCTCGCCGCCGGGCCAGGGGCCTTCGGCACCGTGCTCTCGGCCGACGGGGGCAAGCTCTACGTCAACAACGAGGCCGCGAGCACGCTGACCGTGTTCGACACCAAGACCATGCTCGCGGAGGCCGTGATCCCCGGCTTCGCGCAGCCGCGCCAGGGCGTGAAGCTGTCGCCCGACGGCAAGACCGTGTTCGTGACGAACTTCCTCGGCGACAAGATCACGTTGGTCGACACCGCCACGAACAAGATCACCGGCGAGATCGCCGGGTTCGACAAGCTGCGCGCCATCTCGATCACCAAGGACGGCAAGACGCTGTTTGCCGCCAACAGCGGCCGCAACACCGTTGGCGTGGTCGATGTCGCCGCCCGCAAGGTCACGTCCGAAGTCACGGTGGGCAAAGACCCCTACGGCGCCGCGCTGACCCCGGACGGGCGCTTCGTCTATTCGGGCAACCTCAAGGACAATTCGCTCTCGGTGATCGACACCGGTACACTCACCGTCGTCGCCACGGTGACCGGCCTGAACGAGCCGCGCCAAGCCATCGCGTTCTCGACCGACAACGCCCGCGCCTACGTCCTCAACCGCGATCTCAGCGTCGCCGTGGTCGATCGCGCGAAGAACGCGGTGGTTTCGACGATGAAGCCGTGA
- a CDS encoding winged helix-turn-helix transcriptional regulator, with protein sequence MSDVSGLAGKFDSWQRMSFDPARCPVRDVLDHLGDKWTTLIVIALAGGPRRFGELNRSIPDISKRMLTQCLRNLERDGLITRHVFPTSPPSVEYRLADLGRSLLAPLQALVEWAEASHQSVRDARLRFDGVPSNT encoded by the coding sequence ATGAGCGACGTGAGCGGGCTGGCCGGCAAGTTCGACAGCTGGCAGCGCATGAGCTTCGATCCGGCCCGCTGTCCGGTCCGGGACGTGCTCGATCACCTCGGCGACAAATGGACGACCTTGATCGTGATCGCGCTGGCCGGCGGCCCCCGGCGTTTCGGAGAGCTGAACCGATCCATCCCGGATATCTCGAAGCGGATGTTGACGCAGTGTCTGCGGAACCTGGAGCGCGATGGGCTCATCACCCGCCACGTGTTCCCGACCAGTCCCCCGAGCGTCGAATATCGGTTGGCGGATCTGGGGCGCTCGCTGCTAGCCCCCCTGCAAGCGTTGGTCGAATGGGCTGAAGCTAGTCATCAAAGCGTTCGCGATGCCCGTCTTCGATTCGATGGTGTTCCTTCAAATACCTAA
- a CDS encoding adenylate/guanylate cyclase domain-containing protein, with product MGPGREAVDAAALLDGFSACLSGLGLPLARATTHAPTLHPSFRWVMRVWHPGTSSLALRRRHGIEGTPTFHGNTVEHVVETRTPLQCRLDGDGPLPFPVLGELRNEGLTDYLIAPLRAARGRMGAASWATARPGGFTPIEIETLLALVEPFSLLFEIKALDDMLGAVLSAYVGRDPARQILAGTVRRGDVRLMRAAMMLTDLRGFGELSDRQSPDHVVAALNRMFDAIVPAVEAEGGEVLKYIGDGLLAVFDADRDEAEARRAALRAAEAALDALATLRDGDRAAFEVGVALHVGEVAYGNIGGGDRVDFTAIGRDLNVLARVERLCKTYDTPLIATDTFLHGLAHALEPLGIVALRGFAERHALFGCRRTAPVEAPAV from the coding sequence ATGGGGCCGGGTCGCGAAGCGGTGGACGCGGCAGCCCTTCTCGATGGGTTCAGTGCGTGCCTCTCGGGGCTCGGCCTGCCGCTGGCCCGCGCCACCACCCACGCGCCGACCCTGCATCCGTCGTTCCGGTGGGTGATGCGCGTCTGGCATCCAGGAACGTCGAGCCTAGCCCTGCGTCGCCGCCACGGCATCGAGGGCACGCCGACCTTCCACGGCAACACCGTCGAGCACGTGGTCGAGACGCGGACCCCACTCCAATGCCGTCTCGACGGGGATGGGCCGCTGCCGTTTCCCGTGCTTGGCGAGCTTCGCAACGAGGGTCTGACCGACTACCTCATCGCGCCGCTGCGCGCCGCGCGTGGACGCATGGGTGCCGCCTCCTGGGCCACGGCGAGACCGGGCGGCTTCACGCCGATCGAGATCGAGACGTTGCTGGCGCTGGTCGAGCCGTTCTCGCTGCTGTTCGAAATCAAGGCGCTCGACGACATGCTTGGCGCGGTCCTGAGCGCCTATGTCGGGCGCGACCCAGCGCGGCAAATCCTGGCCGGCACAGTGCGGCGCGGCGACGTACGCCTCATGCGGGCCGCGATGATGCTGACCGATCTGCGCGGGTTCGGTGAACTGTCCGACCGGCAAAGCCCCGACCATGTCGTGGCCGCCCTCAACCGGATGTTCGATGCCATCGTGCCGGCCGTCGAGGCGGAAGGCGGCGAGGTGCTAAAGTATATTGGTGACGGGCTGCTGGCCGTGTTCGATGCCGATCGCGACGAGGCCGAGGCGCGCCGTGCCGCCTTGCGTGCCGCCGAGGCCGCACTCGATGCGCTTGCGACCCTGCGCGACGGTGACAGGGCTGCCTTTGAGGTCGGCGTCGCACTTCATGTTGGGGAGGTCGCCTACGGCAATATCGGCGGCGGCGACCGGGTCGACTTCACGGCGATCGGCCGCGATCTCAACGTGCTCGCTCGCGTCGAGCGCCTGTGCAAGACCTACGACACGCCGCTGATCGCCACCGACACCTTCCTCCACGGCCTGGCGCATGCCCTCGAACCGCTCGGCATTGTCGCCCTTCGCGGTTTCGCCGAGCGTCACGCCTTGTTCGGGTGTCGCAGGACCGCGCCTGTCGAAGCACCGGCGGTCTGA
- a CDS encoding RNA polymerase sigma factor encodes MDEIAALIEPQIPALRRYAVALLRDREAADDLVQDTLERALSAWSGRRRDGDLRAWLFTIERNLFLAAVRRRGRRGADLGAEALEQVPDPSADPGAALGARDVLAGLDTLPEEQRSVLLLVAVEDLSYAEAAQVLGVPLGTVMSRLSRARTRMRGFLETGRTGLLRRVK; translated from the coding sequence TTGGACGAGATCGCCGCCCTGATCGAACCGCAGATCCCGGCCCTGCGGCGCTACGCGGTCGCGCTGCTTCGGGATCGCGAAGCGGCGGACGACCTCGTCCAGGACACCCTGGAGCGGGCATTGTCCGCTTGGTCCGGGCGTCGCCGCGACGGCGACCTGCGGGCGTGGTTGTTCACGATCGAGCGCAACCTGTTCCTGGCCGCCGTCCGGCGCCGGGGCCGGCGCGGCGCCGATCTCGGCGCGGAAGCGTTGGAGCAGGTGCCGGATCCGAGCGCCGACCCGGGGGCAGCTTTGGGAGCCCGCGACGTGCTCGCCGGGCTCGACACCCTGCCCGAGGAGCAGCGCTCGGTGCTGCTCCTCGTGGCGGTGGAGGACCTGTCCTATGCCGAGGCGGCACAGGTGCTCGGGGTGCCGCTCGGCACGGTGATGTCGCGATTGAGCCGGGCGCGCACGCGGATGCGCGGATTTCTGGAGACGGGCCGGACAGGCCTGCTGAGGAGGGTTAAATGA
- a CDS encoding DUF305 domain-containing protein, whose translation MRGALGFAVTAALMASGLVGGRMMMRPTLAASEPPAASSTSFDAMMAQSMTRMHADMMVPPSGDPDRDFAAMMIPHHEGAIAMAKAELLYGKDPVLLRLAQGIVVEQGQEIDVMRRALAGLPKAPQPSTGAAHSHDHGAAPAAMPSETRR comes from the coding sequence ATGCGCGGAGCATTGGGATTTGCCGTGACGGCGGCGCTGATGGCGAGCGGCCTCGTCGGCGGCCGGATGATGATGCGCCCGACGCTGGCCGCCAGCGAGCCGCCGGCCGCGTCGTCGACGTCGTTCGACGCGATGATGGCGCAGTCGATGACGCGGATGCACGCCGACATGATGGTTCCGCCCTCGGGCGATCCCGACCGCGATTTCGCCGCGATGATGATCCCCCACCACGAGGGCGCGATCGCGATGGCCAAGGCGGAGCTGCTCTACGGCAAGGATCCGGTCCTGCTTCGCCTCGCGCAGGGAATCGTCGTCGAGCAGGGCCAGGAGATCGATGTGATGCGCCGTGCGCTCGCCGGACTTCCCAAAGCGCCGCAGCCATCGACTGGTGCGGCCCATTCCCACGACCACGGTGCGGCCCCCGCCGCCATGCCCTCGGAGACCCGCCGATGA
- a CDS encoding molybdopterin-dependent oxidoreductase has translation MLGLFQRKDRLIVHGKAPYNAEPPLDRLRAAFLTDQADFYVRSHGDIPDLDADGYRLTVDGMVAAPLDLSVADLKARFAPVTVTAVMQCAGNRRADMLAVAPVSGDPWAPGAIGNAEWTGVRLADVLCAAGIDADDGRHVAFESHDRIADTDTRFGASIPLAKALAPETLLAFAMNGEPLAPEHGHPLRVVVPGFAGIRSPKWLARITVQDRPSDNPMQADDYKLFPPDVTAETAEPAHGITIEAMPLNSAICEPARGAALKAGRHAIRGYAIASDRAVARVDVSTDGGRSWAQARIERDADAPYAWTFWEIERELTAGEHELAVRAWDSAGQTQPAAPDDTWNYKGYLSAAWHRVRVTVA, from the coding sequence ATGCTCGGCCTGTTCCAGCGCAAGGACCGCCTCATCGTGCACGGAAAGGCGCCCTACAACGCCGAGCCGCCGCTCGATCGCCTTCGGGCGGCGTTCCTCACCGACCAGGCCGACTTCTACGTCCGCAGCCACGGCGACATCCCGGACCTCGACGCCGACGGCTACCGCCTGACCGTAGACGGGATGGTCGCCGCGCCGCTCGACCTCTCCGTCGCCGATCTGAAGGCGCGCTTCGCGCCCGTCACCGTCACGGCGGTGATGCAATGCGCCGGCAATCGCCGGGCCGACATGCTGGCTGTGGCGCCGGTTTCCGGCGATCCGTGGGCGCCCGGTGCCATCGGCAACGCGGAATGGACCGGCGTGCGGCTCGCCGACGTGCTGTGCGCTGCCGGCATCGATGCGGATGATGGGCGCCACGTCGCCTTCGAGAGCCACGACCGGATCGCGGACACGGACACGCGCTTCGGCGCCTCAATCCCGCTCGCCAAGGCGCTGGCCCCCGAGACGCTGCTTGCCTTCGCGATGAACGGCGAGCCTCTCGCCCCCGAGCACGGCCATCCCTTGCGCGTGGTGGTGCCGGGATTTGCCGGCATCCGCAGCCCGAAATGGCTCGCCCGCATCACGGTGCAGGACCGGCCCTCCGACAACCCGATGCAGGCCGACGACTACAAGCTGTTTCCGCCCGACGTGACGGCCGAGACCGCCGAGCCGGCCCACGGCATCACCATCGAGGCGATGCCGCTCAACAGCGCGATCTGCGAGCCCGCCCGCGGCGCGGCGTTGAAGGCCGGCCGGCACGCGATCCGCGGCTACGCCATCGCCAGCGACCGCGCGGTCGCCCGGGTCGACGTCTCGACGGATGGCGGCCGCAGCTGGGCGCAGGCCCGGATCGAGCGCGATGCCGACGCGCCCTACGCCTGGACGTTCTGGGAGATCGAGCGCGAGCTGACCGCTGGCGAGCACGAACTCGCGGTGCGGGCCTGGGATTCCGCCGGCCAGACCCAGCCGGCCGCTCCCGACGACACCTGGAACTACAAGGGCTACCTCAGCGCCGCCTGGCACCGGGTGCGGGTGACCGTCGCCTGA
- a CDS encoding anti-sigma factor family protein, with translation MSGDPRPVGEDDLHGLIDGRLEPERQALVEAWLAGNPARAAEVSTDRVLRERLRARLAPIAEEAIPARLRVANIRSRHLYPGASWFPMAAAAVLCLALGGAGGWVGHALHGVPAVAVAEAPATQDAVAAFRTFVVEAVHPVEVRADEKPHLVTWLSKRLGHAVAAPDLSAQGFRLMGGRLLPAGTEPAAMLMYDDDRGTRLTLYSRVGDGNGRTLFRFAREGDIAAFSWVDGGMSYVVTGRTDEARLLTVAQAVDAQVRGLAPDRRQP, from the coding sequence ATGAGCGGGGATCCGCGCCCGGTCGGCGAGGACGACCTGCACGGCCTGATCGACGGCCGCCTTGAACCGGAGCGGCAGGCGCTGGTCGAGGCGTGGCTCGCGGGGAACCCCGCGCGTGCGGCTGAAGTCTCGACGGACCGAGTTCTGCGCGAGCGCCTGCGCGCCCGCCTCGCGCCGATCGCCGAGGAGGCGATCCCGGCGCGACTGCGGGTGGCCAACATCCGCTCGCGACACCTGTACCCTGGCGCAAGCTGGTTCCCCATGGCGGCTGCGGCCGTGCTCTGCCTCGCGCTCGGCGGCGCCGGCGGCTGGGTCGGCCATGCCCTGCACGGTGTGCCCGCGGTGGCGGTGGCGGAGGCACCGGCGACGCAGGACGCGGTCGCAGCCTTCCGCACCTTCGTGGTCGAGGCGGTGCATCCGGTGGAGGTGCGCGCCGACGAGAAGCCCCACCTCGTGACGTGGCTCTCGAAGCGTCTCGGTCACGCGGTCGCGGCCCCCGACCTCTCGGCGCAGGGCTTCCGGCTGATGGGCGGGCGCCTGTTGCCGGCTGGCACCGAGCCCGCGGCGATGTTGATGTACGACGACGACCGCGGCACCCGGCTGACGCTCTACAGCCGCGTCGGTGACGGCAACGGCCGCACACTCTTCCGCTTCGCCCGCGAGGGCGACATCGCTGCCTTCTCCTGGGTCGATGGTGGCATGTCCTACGTCGTCACCGGCCGCACCGACGAGGCCCGGCTGCTCACCGTCGCGCAGGCGGTCGATGCGCAGGTCCGCGGCCTCGCGCCGGATCGTCGGCAGCCATGA
- a CDS encoding LysR family transcriptional regulator, which translates to MTLDQLRIFVAVAERQHVTRAAEALNLVQSAVSTAIANIEGRHATKLFHRVGRGIELTEAGRVFLVEARAVLARAEAAELVLADLSGMRRGTLALYASQTIASDWLPRHLVAFRRTYPEIALRLAVGNTTDAADAVRAGQAELGFVEGALDDPTLASTTIARDQLVLVVAPNHHFAGATALAPEDLAGADWVLREAGSGTRSAFEAALTEAGLAPAQLRVTLELPSNEAVRAAVEAGGGATVLSETVVAAAIRAGTLVRAAFELPSRPFRVLRHKERYRSRAADALLELIATSDPG; encoded by the coding sequence ATGACCCTTGACCAGCTTCGCATCTTCGTGGCGGTGGCCGAGCGGCAGCACGTGACGCGGGCCGCCGAGGCGCTGAACCTCGTCCAGTCGGCGGTCAGCACGGCGATCGCCAACATCGAGGGGCGGCACGCGACGAAGCTGTTTCACCGGGTTGGCCGCGGGATCGAACTGACCGAAGCGGGGCGCGTGTTCCTCGTCGAGGCCCGCGCCGTGCTCGCCCGGGCCGAGGCCGCCGAACTTGTGCTCGCCGACCTCAGCGGCATGCGACGCGGGACGCTGGCGCTCTACGCCAGCCAGACCATCGCGAGCGATTGGTTGCCGCGCCACCTCGTCGCCTTCCGCCGCACCTACCCTGAGATCGCCCTGCGCTTGGCCGTGGGCAACACCACCGACGCCGCCGACGCGGTGCGCGCCGGGCAGGCCGAACTCGGCTTCGTCGAGGGGGCGTTGGACGACCCGACGCTTGCGAGCACCACCATCGCGCGGGACCAACTCGTTCTCGTGGTCGCCCCAAACCATCACTTCGCCGGGGCGACCGCCCTCGCACCCGAAGACCTCGCCGGGGCCGATTGGGTGCTGCGCGAGGCTGGATCGGGAACCCGCTCGGCCTTCGAGGCGGCGCTCACGGAGGCTGGCCTCGCCCCGGCCCAACTCCGGGTCACGCTCGAACTGCCCTCGAACGAGGCGGTGCGCGCCGCCGTCGAGGCCGGGGGCGGGGCCACCGTCCTGTCCGAGACCGTGGTCGCCGCCGCGATTCGGGCCGGGACCCTGGTGCGGGCGGCGTTCGAGTTGCCAAGCCGACCCTTCCGGGTGCTGCGCCACAAGGAGCGCTACCGCAGTCGGGCCGCCGACGCGCTGCTCGAACTCATCGCAACGTCGGATCCCGGATGA
- a CDS encoding c-type cytochrome → MNPIHPAALIAALALSPLVALAAPAPEPMRFTSQSIQMPTSDRIFPDGPGAEAVNNNCLACHSAGMVLTQPKLTKAQWTETVNKMVHVYKAPVDQADVQTIVDYLTALKPTP, encoded by the coding sequence ATGAACCCGATCCATCCGGCAGCCCTCATCGCCGCACTCGCCCTGTCTCCCCTGGTCGCGCTCGCCGCCCCGGCCCCCGAGCCGATGCGCTTCACCTCGCAATCGATCCAGATGCCGACCTCCGACCGGATCTTCCCCGACGGGCCGGGGGCCGAGGCGGTCAATAACAACTGCCTCGCCTGCCACTCGGCCGGGATGGTGCTGACCCAGCCCAAGCTCACGAAGGCGCAGTGGACCGAGACCGTGAACAAGATGGTCCACGTCTACAAGGCGCCGGTCGATCAGGCCGACGTGCAGACCATCGTCGACTACCTCACGGCGTTGAAGCCGACGCCCTGA